In one Gracilinanus agilis isolate LMUSP501 chromosome 6, AgileGrace, whole genome shotgun sequence genomic region, the following are encoded:
- the LOC123252027 gene encoding olfactory receptor 1052-like, whose translation MATENSTVVTEFLLLGLTDHAELKVLLFILFLIIYIISLVGNVGMIVLIRISPKLHTPMYFFLSCLSLVDACYCFVFGPEMLLNFFEEKATISFAACILQYFVFAELITTEGFFLAVMAFDRYMAIANPLLYMVVMTKKVCAILVIGSCIGGIINSLTHTIGLVRLSYCGPNVISHFFCDVPPLLELSCSDTSGNELLLLIFSGVIAIMTFLTVIISYIFIVVAILRIRSAAGTRKAFSTCASHLTAVTLFYGSVSFSYIQPSSQYSMDQEKVVSVFYTIVIPMLNPLIYSLRNKEVKDAVKRAIELKPSFC comes from the coding sequence ATGGCCACAGAAAATTCTACAGTGGTTACAGAGTTCCTCCTTTTAGGACTGACAGATCATGCAGAATTGAAAGtgcttctctttattcttttcctgataatatatataatttctttggtGGGAAATGTGGGTATGATTGTATTAATTCGAATCTCCCCTAAGCTTCACActcctatgtatttttttctgagtTGTCTCTCGTTAGTTGATGCTTGTTATTGTTTTGTCTTTGGACCTGAAATGCTTCTGAATTTCTTTGAGGAGAAGGCAACTATATCATTTGCTGCTTGTATATTACAATACTTTGTATTTGCAGAACTTATTACCACTGAAGGTTTTTTCTTAGCAGTGATGGCATTTGATAGGTATATGGCGATTGCTAATCCATTACTTTACATGGTGGTCATGACTAAAAAAGTGTGTGCCATTCTGGTCATTGGATCATGTATAGGAGGAATCATTAATTCATTGACCCATACAATTGGATTAGTCAGATTGTCTTACTGTGGACCAAATGTAATCAGCCATTTCTTCTGTGATGTGCCCCCACTGTTGGAGCTTTCGTGCTCTGACACTTCTGGAAATGAATTGTTGCTCCTGATATTCTCAGGTGTAATTGCTATAATGACCTTCTTAACAGTGATCATCTCTTATATCTTCATTGTTGTTGCCATCCTCAGGATCCGCTCAGCAGCTGGTACACGTAAAGCCTTCTCCACCTGTGCTTCCCACCTGACAGCTGTGACTTTGTTCTATGGGTCTGTAAGCTTTAGCTACATTCAGCCAAGTTCACAGTATTCCATGGATCAAGAGAAAGTTGTTTCAGTATTTTATACTATCGTAATCCCAATGCTTAACCCATTGATTTATAGCCTAAGAAACAAGGAAGTCAAAGATGCTGTGAAAAGGGCAATAGAATTGAAACCATCTTTTTGTTAA
- the LOC123252015 gene encoding olfactory receptor 1052-like, producing MAIKNSTVVTEFLLLGLTDHEELKVFLFILFLLIYVISLVGNLGMFILIQITPKLHTPMYFFLSCLSFVDACYCSVSGPKMLVNFFKQATISFSACILQGFLFGVFVTTEGFFLAVMAYDRYVAIANPLLYMVVMTKRVCIILVFGSCIGGMINSLTHSIGLVKLSFCGPNIISHFFCDVPAMLKLSCSDTSRNELLLLIFSGVIAIITFLTVVISYIFIVVAILRIRSTAGKRKAFSTCASHMIAVTLFYGSITFSYIQPSSQYSMEQEKVVSVFYTLVIPMLNPLIYSLRNKEVKDAVKRARELKPSFC from the coding sequence ATGGCCATCAAAAATTCCACAGTGGTAACAGAGTTCCTTCTTTTAGGACTGACAGACCATGaagaattaaaagtatttctttttattcttttcctactGATATATGTAATTTCTTTGGTGGGAAATCTTGGTATGTTTATATTAATTCAAATCACCCCTAAACTTCATACTCCCATGTATTTTTTCCTCAGCTGTCTCTCATTTGTTGATGCTTGCTACTGTTCTGTCTCTGGACCAAAAATGCTTGTGAATTTCTTTAAACAGGCAACCATATCATTCAGTGCTTGTATACTGCAAGGTTTTTTATTTGGGGTCTTTGTTACCACTGAGGGATTTTTCCTAGCTGTGATGGCATATGACCGCTATGTGGCAATTGCTAATCCTCTGCTTTACATGGTGGTCATGACCAAAAGAGTATGTATAATCCTAGTCTTTGGGTCATGTATAGGTGGGATGATTAATTCACTGACTCACTCTATTGGCCTAGTCAAATTATCTTTTTGTGGGCCAAACATTATTAGCCATTTCTTCTGTGATGTGCCTGCAATGTTAAAACTCTCCTGCTCTGACACTTCCAGAAATGAGCTGTTGCTCCTGATATTCTCAGGAGTAATTGCCATAATTACCTTCTTGACTGTggttatttcttatattttcattgttgttgcAATTCTTAGGATCCGCTCAACAGCTGGAAAACGTAAAGCCTTCTCTACCTGTGCTTCTCACATGATAGCTGTGACCTTGTTCTATGGATCCATAACCTTTAGTTACATTCAGCCAAGTTCCCAATATTCCATGGAACAAGAGAAAGTTGTTTCTGTGTTTTATACCTTGGTGATTCCAATGTTGAATCCTTTGATCTATAGTCTAAGGAACAAAGAGGTCAAGGATGCTGTGAAAAGGGCAAGAGAATTGAAACCATCTTTTTGTTAA